GCTGAACGAAGCGACAGCGCGGATCAAGATCAACAAACTGCTCGAGGCAGCCGGTTGGCGATTCTTCGGTGACGGCAACAAGCCGGGGAACGTGAGCCTCGAGCTCAATGTCCCGCTTCGCCGCACCGATGTCGATACGTTGGGCGAGGACTTCGAGAAGACCACCAAGGGGTTCATCGACTTCCTACTGCTCGACTCGACGGGCTCCCCGCTTGTTGTTCTTGAGGCGAAACGGGAACACAAGAATCCGCTCGACGGCAAGGAACAGGCGCGCCGATACGCGCGGTCGCAAAACTGCCGCTTCGTCATCCTGTCGAACGGCAACCTGCACTATTTCTGGGACCTCGATCGCGGCAATCCGTACGCCATCACGGCATTCCCGACGCCGGACTCGGTCGGCGCGTACCGTAAGACCGTGCCCCAGCCGCAACGACTGGTCGACGAACAGATCAACGACGACTACATCGTCCTGACGCAGCGACCCGGCTACGCCGCGGAGGCAGGCTGGAAGAACGAGGCGGAGCGCGAAGCGTTCAAGCAAGCCAACAAGCTCCGATTCCTGCGCCCATATCAGGTCAGAGCCGTTCAAGCCCTGCAGCGCTCGGTCAAGAACGGCAACGACCGATTCCTGTTCGAGATGGCGACGGGAACCGGCAAGACGCTCACGGCCGCCGCCGTCATCAAGCTCTTTCTGAGAACCGGCAACGCCTCGCGCGTCCTGTTCCTCGTCGACCGACTCGAGCTCGAAGACCAGGCGAGACGCGCTTTTGCCGGTCTGCTATCCGCCGACTATTCGACGGTCATCTACAAGGAGAACCGAGAAGACTGGCGTCATGCTGAGATCGTCGTGTCGACGGTGCAATCGCTGTTGTTCGGCAACAAGTATCAGCGGCTCTTCTCGCCGACGGACTTCGACCTCGTCATCTCCGATGAGGCGCACCGATCCATCAGCGGCAACGCTCGGTCTGTCTTCGACTTCTTCGTCGGGTACAAGCTTGGACTGACCGCTACACCGCGAGACTACCTCAAACGGCTCAACCTCGCCGCCAGCGATCCGCGCGAGATGGAGAGGCGTATCTTGCTCGACACGTATCGGACCTTCGGCTGCGAGAACCGCCAGCCCACGTACCGATACTCCCTGCTGGACGCCGTCAAGGATGGGTATCTCGTCAATCCGATCGTCGTCGACGCGCGAACGGAAGTCACGACGGAGCTGCTATCCAAACAGGGCTTCATCGTGACATTCGTCGACGAAGACGGTGAAGATCACGAAGAGTCCTACAAACGGAGCGAGTTCGAGAAGCGGTTCTTCTCGGACGCGACGAATCAGATCATCTGCAAGACGTTCCTTGAAAACGCGCTCCGCGACCCGATCAGCGGCGAGATCGGCAAGTCCATCCTGTTCTCCGTCAGCCAGAACCACGCGACCAAGCTGACGCAGATCCTCAACGAGATGGCGGATCGCATGTTCCCCGGACGTTACCGGTCCGATTTCGCTGTGCAGGTGACTTCGTCGGTATCCGACGCGCAGCGATTCGCCGTCAACTTCGCCAACAACAACTTGCTCGGATCGGCGAACTTCATACCCTCGTACCGGACCAGCAAGGCGCGCGTATGCGTGACCGTCGGCATGATGACCACCGGATACGACTGCACCGACATCCTGAACATCGGGCTCATTCGACCCATCTTCTCCCCGACCGACTTCATCCAGATCAAGGGTCGAGGCACGCGCAGGCATGATTTCCTCGAGCAGCTTTCCGATGACACGATCCGCGCGAGCGTGCGGAACCCCCACAAGACGACCTTCAAACTGCTCGACTTCTTCGCCAACTGTGAGTACTTCGAAGAGGACTATGACTACGACCAGGTGATCGCGCTCCCGGCCCTGGCAAAGAAGCACGAACCCAACGGCAACAGAACAACCACTGGTGTCGACGGCGCTTACGAACACCTCGGCGGCGACATCCTCTCGACGATTCAGGAGGAGACCATCGGCGCCGACGGCATGAAGATCGACCGAATGTTCTTCCAAGAGTTCGAGGAAACCGTCCGCTCCGTCGATGCGGTCGCGCAGGCGGTGGAGGCGGGCGACTGGGACCGTGCCGTTGAGCACGTCCGCCGCGAGATCCTGGGGAAGTCCGACGACTATTTCACGCTCGAACGGCTCCGGGTCGCCGCGTCCGTTGATCGCCGTCTTTCGCTCCGTGAGATACTGGAGAAAGCCTTTGGGTTCATCGCGCGGTTCAGATCAAAGGACGAGGTGCTCGACGAGGAGTTCTCGAAGTTCGTCGCGGACTACACACCCCAAGAAGCGGAATCGATTCCCGCCATCAAAGCGTTCTTCAAGGCGTACATCACCAACCGACGCGTGCGGGAGGCGATCGAAAGTCGTCAGTACACCGAGCTGGCGACCAATCCGGCGTTCTCCATGGCGGACTTGCGGGCCGTTCCCGTCCATTACCACGAGCTGGTACCTAATTACATCAAGGACTATGTCCCGCTGAATCAGTTCACGGAGTAACGAGGACGCGATGCTCGATACCGACA
The DNA window shown above is from Candidatus Poribacteria bacterium and carries:
- a CDS encoding DEAD/DEAH box helicase, whose amino-acid sequence is MPLNEATARIKINKLLEAAGWRFFGDGNKPGNVSLELNVPLRRTDVDTLGEDFEKTTKGFIDFLLLDSTGSPLVVLEAKREHKNPLDGKEQARRYARSQNCRFVILSNGNLHYFWDLDRGNPYAITAFPTPDSVGAYRKTVPQPQRLVDEQINDDYIVLTQRPGYAAEAGWKNEAEREAFKQANKLRFLRPYQVRAVQALQRSVKNGNDRFLFEMATGTGKTLTAAAVIKLFLRTGNASRVLFLVDRLELEDQARRAFAGLLSADYSTVIYKENREDWRHAEIVVSTVQSLLFGNKYQRLFSPTDFDLVISDEAHRSISGNARSVFDFFVGYKLGLTATPRDYLKRLNLAASDPREMERRILLDTYRTFGCENRQPTYRYSLLDAVKDGYLVNPIVVDARTEVTTELLSKQGFIVTFVDEDGEDHEESYKRSEFEKRFFSDATNQIICKTFLENALRDPISGEIGKSILFSVSQNHATKLTQILNEMADRMFPGRYRSDFAVQVTSSVSDAQRFAVNFANNNLLGSANFIPSYRTSKARVCVTVGMMTTGYDCTDILNIGLIRPIFSPTDFIQIKGRGTRRHDFLEQLSDDTIRASVRNPHKTTFKLLDFFANCEYFEEDYDYDQVIALPALAKKHEPNGNRTTTGVDGAYEHLGGDILSTIQEETIGADGMKIDRMFFQEFEETVRSVDAVAQAVEAGDWDRAVEHVRREILGKSDDYFTLERLRVAASVDRRLSLREILEKAFGFIARFRSKDEVLDEEFSKFVADYTPQEAESIPAIKAFFKAYITNRRVREAIESRQYTELATNPAFSMADLRAVPVHYHELVPNYIKDYVPLNQFTE